The Stigmatella ashevillena genomic sequence TGTCCCGCACGTAGAGCCGGGTCTCATCGCCGTGCACCCGGGCCCCCACGGTGACGCGGCCCCCTGCCTCGGTGAACTTCACCGCGTTGCCCAGCAGGTTGCCCAGCACCTGGAGCACGCGGCCCCGGTCGCACAGCACGCGCGGCAGCCCCTCGGGCAGCTCCACCACCACCTGGAGCCCATGCGCCTCCGCCAGGGGGCGGATGCTGTCCACCGCCTCCAGGACGAGCGCCGAGGCATCCACCTCGCGTGTCTCCAGGGGCAGTCGGCCTTCCTCCAGGCGTCCCCAGTCGAGCAGGTCCGAGATGAGCCGCAGCGCCCGGTCCGACGCGTCCCGGATGCGGTTGGCGTGCTTGTGCACGTGCTCGTCCCGGGCCACGTTGGGCCGCTCGCGCAAGAGCAGCGCCGCGCCCAACTGCACCACGCCCAGCGGGTTCTTCAAATCGTGGGAGACGACGGCCAGCAGGTCCTCTCGCGCGCGGGTGGCGCGGCGGGACTCGCCGAACAGGCGCGCGTTGTCGATGGCGAGGCTGGCGCGCTGGCACAGGTCCTCCGCCAGGGCCAGGTCCTCCGGGCCATAGCGGCGCCCGGAGCCCGAGGAGATGAAGGTGACGGCGCCCAGCGAGTTGCCCCGCGCCCTCAGGGGGACGATCATATAGGAGCCGGCCTGGAGCTGGGTCAGGAGCGCGGGGTGGTGCGGCTCGGCGGCGGCGGCGCGCAGGAGCGAGTCGGTCACCGCAGGCACCAGCTCGGACTCGCCGGTGCGCAGCACGCGCAGCAGCCCCACGGGGGCATCGGGCCGCAGCTCCATGCGGCGGGGCAGCGCCCGGGCGCGCTCCTCGTGTGTCGGGTCCAGGCACGCCACCGCCATCCGGCACACCGCGGAGCCTTGGTCGAGCGCATCCACCAGGCACCAGTCGGCCAGGTCCGGCACGGCCAGGTGGGCCAGCAGCGTGTACATGCCCTGGGGATCCGGCGGGTGGGCAAACAGGGTGGTCATCGCCTGATAGAGGAAGGAGCGGCGGCGCTCGGCGGTCTCCACCTCGGCGCGGGCGGCCTGCTCCAACTCCAGGGCGCGCGTGTAGACCGTCTCGGCCTCGGACAGGGGCTGGGCCGTGACGAGCACCCGCGTGGCGCCCCCTGGGCCCGTCACGGGAGACAGCTGAAAGGCATGCAGGCGCAGCCCCTCCGCGGAGGGCCAGGACAGCTCCAGGCTGCAAGGCCTGCCGGTCACCAGCGAGCGGGCCCGCTCGGCCTCCAGCCGGGCAAGCACTTCCCGGTCGACCTGGAGTTCTCCCCAGCGGTGGCCCGTCAGGGCTGCCGGAGACATGCCCAGCACCTGGGCACCTGTGATGCTGCAAGCCTGGATTTTTCCTGCGTCGTCGAGCAGGTAGGCCGGGGTTGGCAACGCCATGAAGACGTCCGCCCACCCATTGCTCTGCTCATTCATTGCCGTGCTCGAAGTCACCCACACAAGAAGAAGGGCGTGAACGTTTTGTTCCAAAACATAGCCGTTCGAGGCCCGTTCGCCAGTCTGTCCGGCCCCTGAGGGTGGGGGGGATGTCGTCCGGCGGACGGATCACCCCCTTGGGGGAATGTCTCCCGGCGGGGCGGCCAGGTCCTTCAGGTGGGTGGCAATGGACTCCAGGGGGAGCACGGCGTCGGCGAGCCCCGCGGCGACCACGACGCCCGGCATGCCGAAGACGATGGAGGTGGCCTCGTCCTGGGCCAGCACCCGGGCGCCGCTCTGGCGCAGCTCCCTCAGGCCATCCAGCCCGTCCTGGCCCATGCCGGTGAGGATGAGCGCGACGGAGGCGGCGCCGTAGGCGCGCGCGGTGGCCCGGAAGAGGAAGGTGCCCGAGGCGCGGAAGCCCCCCACCGGCGCCGCGTTGGACACCTGCACCCTGCCGTCCGTCGTCACCCCGAGGTGCCGGTCGTCCGCGGCCACGTAGACGGTGCCCGGCTTCAGGGGCTCGCCATCCTCGGCCACCTTCACCCGGAGGGGCGTGACGGAGTCCAGCCACCGGGCCATGCCGTCGGCGAAGCCCAGGGCGATGTGCTGCACCACCAGGATGGGCAGGGGAAAGTCCGCGGGCAGCTCCGAGAAGATGCGGTGCAGGGCCGCGGGCCCTCCGGTGGAGGCGGCGATGGCCACCACGGCGGGCCGGGCGCGGGTGCCGGGCGCGGCGGCGGGCCGGGGCGGCGGCGTGCTGGCGCGCTGGGGCCAGTGGCGCACCACCTTCACCGCGGACATGGCCCGCAGGGTGTCTCGCAGGTGGCGGCTCTCCCGCTCGAAGTCGGGGGACTCCGGCCCCACCAGCTTCTGGAGCACCGCCAGCGCGCCGGCGCGCAGCGCGGACATGGAGGTCTGGATGTCGCGCTCCACGAGCGTGGAGACGACGACGACGGGGGTGGGCACCTCCGTCATGATGCGCCGGGTGGCCTCCAGGCCATCCATGTGGGGCATCTGGATGTCCATGGTCACCAGGTGGGGGCGCAGCCGGTGGACGAGCTCCACGGCTTCCAGGCCATCCTTGGCCTCGCCCACCACCTCGAGGCCAGGGTCCGCGCGGATGATCTCCACCAGGAGCCTCCGGGCCGTGGGCGAGTCCTCGGCCACCACGACACGCAGGGGGTTGGATGAGGGGGGCACGTGGGCGGTCATAGCAGGCGTCTCAGCGTCTCCAGCAGATGGGTCTGATCAAACGTACTCTTCACCAGGTAGGCGCTGGCGCCCACCCCCAGGCCTCGGGCCTTGTCCTCGGGCAGGTCGCGCGCGGTGACGAGCACCACCGGCAGGCGGGAGAAGCGCGGCGAGGTGCGCACTGCCTCGGTGAGGGCGAAGCCATCCATGCGCGGCATCTCCACATCGGAGACGAGCGCGTCGGCGCCCACGTTCTGCAGCCGCTCCCAGGCCTCGGCGCCATCGGCGCAGGGAAGCACCTCGTAGCCGGCGGCCTCCAGCAGGCTCTGCTCGAGGGCCCGCGTGGTGGGCGAGTCATCCGCCAGGAGGATGCGCTGGCGGGCCTTGCGGAGGGAGAGCGCGGGAAACAGCGGGGTAAGGGGGCGCCCCTCGGCGGCGCGCGCCAGCGAGGCGGGGTGGAGCAGCAGGGCCATCCGCCCATCCGGCATCACCGCGGTGCCGGAGACATGGCGGGCGCGGCGCACGCGCGGCCCCAGCCCCCGCACGAGCACCTCCTGCTCGGCGAGCACCTCGTCCACCCCCAGCGCCGCGCGCAAGTGGCCCGCGGTGAGCACCACCGTGGCGAGGCGGGCGCGCGGGGGGCTCGCGGCCAGTCCCAGCACCGTGGCCAGCGAGGTGATGGGGACCAGGGCGTCCTCGGCGGGCCACATCTGTCGGCCCTCCACCTCGCGCACCTCCTGGGGGGCCAGCCGCAGCAGCCGCTCCACGCTCTCGGCGGGCAGGGCGAAGCGCTGTCCCCCGGCGCTCACCAGCAGGACGCGCAGCGTGCTCAGGGTGAGGGGCACATCCAGCACGAAGCGCGTGCCCTCGGCCGGGCGGAAGGCGACGTCCACGCTCCCTCGGAGCGACTCCACCTGGGAGCGCACCACGTCCAGCCCCACGCCGCGCCCGGAGACGGCGGTGACTTTCGAGGCGGTGGACAGGCCTGGCTGGAAGATGAGCCGGGCCGCGATGGCGCTGTCCTCCGGGACTTCCCACCCCCGGGCGCGCGCTTGCGCCCGGATGGCCTCGAGATCCAACCCGCGCCCATCGTCCTCCACGGACACCTGCACGCGGCCTCCCGACAGCCGGGCGGCGAGGGTGACGCGCCCCTCTTCGGGCTTGCCCGCGCGGCGCCGCTCCTCGGGGCCCTCCAGTCCGTGCGCCACGGCGTTGCGCACCAGGTGGAGCAGCGGCTCGCGCAGTCCCTGGAGCAGGGAGCGGTCCAGCTCCAGCGCCCCGCCCTCCACCCCGAGCCGCACCTGCTTGCCTGAGCCCCGGGCCACGTCTCGCACGGCGCGCTCCAGCCCCGCGCAGGCCTCCGCGAAGGGCAGAGTGCGCGAGCGCCGGACCTCCTCGTCCAGGCCGCCCACGGCATGGGACAGCGCGAGCCGGTCCCCCGCGAGCTCCCGGGCGAGCTGCGCCAGGCGCGTCTCCACGCGTCGCGCGCTGGCCTCCGCCGTGCCCTGGAGCTGAGGCCGCAAGAGCGTCATCTCCTCGCGCAGCGCCTCCAGCATCTCCGCGCGGCCCTCCAGCCGGAGGCTCGCCACCCGGAGCTCCCCGCTGCGCGCCAGCAGGGCGTCGAGCTTCTGCGCGGACACCCGGACGGGCAGGGCCTCCGCGGCCGCCGGTGTCTCGGGGAGCGGTTCGACGGGGACGGAGGGCCCGGGGGCGAGAGGGGCAGGCGCGGGGGGCGGAGGGGGCCCGGCCTTGGGCGCCACGGGGGCCGCACGAGGGTGCGCCGCTGCGTTCAGCTGGGGCAGCAGTGCTTCCAGGGGGGAGCCGCTCAGGTCCTGCTTTCGCGCCAGGCGCTGGCGGGCATCGTCCAGGGCATCGGCGAGGGCGAAGCCCAGCTCGTACACCTCGGGAGGGGCGGGCGGGTCCCGAGGGACCGTGCTCACCACTTCCTCCAGGCCATGGCAGGCCGTCTCCACGAGCGTCAGGCTCACCGCGCGCGAGGCGCCCTTCACGCTGTGCACCGTGCGCAGCAGCGAGGCGATGAGTTCCCCGGCCCGCGCGGGGCTGGAGGCCTTCTCCCACGCCAGCAGGTCGCGGTTGAGCGCGGCGATGTGTCCCTCGAGTTCCTCGAGGAAGGTGGCCATCAGCGCCTGTGCCAGTTGGTCCCTGTCCATCAGCGTCCGAACTCGCTCAGCAGGCCCTTGAGCTTGAGCCCCATGGTGTTGAGATCCTGCACCGCGCGCTCCGTCTGCCGGGTGGAGGCCAGGGCCTGCTGCGCCGACTGGTTCACATCCCGCATCGCCTGACGGATCTGCCCGATGCCCGTGGCCTGCTGGTTGGCCGACGCGGCGATCTGCGCCGCCGTGAGCGAGGCCTGCGCCAGGATTTCTCCCAGCGTCTGGATGGAGCTGCCCGCCTGCCCCACCACGCGCGTCGCCGTCGCCACGCTCTTGGTCCCCTCCTCCGTCGTCATCACCGCCGAGTGCGTCGCCTTCTGGATGTGGCCGAGAATCTGCCTCACCTGGGCGGTGGCCTTCTTGGACTGGTCCGCCAGCGCCTTCACCTCCGTGGCCACCACCGCGAAGCCCCGCCCGTGCTCTCCGGCGCGGCTGGCCTCGATGGAGGCGTTGAGCGCCAGCATGTGCGTCTGCTCGGAGATGTCATTCACCGTGTTGATGATGTCCCCAATGGCCTGCGCCTGCTCGGCCAGCGCCAGGATGCGCGTGGCGATGGACTCCACCTGCTCCCTCACCGTGGCCATGGCGCCCACCGCCTCGTCCACTGCCCGGCGGCCTCCCTTGCCCAGCTCCTCGGACTGGCGCGCCGACTCGCTCACCGCCCGGGCGCGCCCGGCGGCCTCTTCGGACGTCTGGGCGATCTCCTCCACCGTGCTCACCGTCTCGGCCACGGCGCTGCCCTGCTCCTGGGCGCTGGCCACCTGCTCGCTGGTGCTGGAGAGGATCTCCGAGCTGGCCCCGGCCAGTTGGCTGACGAACTCGGCCACCGTGCGGAGCGTCTGCTCGCGCTGCTCGGACTGGCGCCCCAGTTGGGCCTCGGACTCCTGGCGCCGCTCGGCCATGGCGTTGAAGGCGCGCGCCAGCTTCCCCGTCTCGTCCTCGTTGTGCACCTCAATGCGGTGGGCGAGGTTGCCCCGGGTGAAGCTCTCCACCCCGGACATCAGCCGCTCCAAGGGGCCGGTGATGCCCCGGGTGAGCGCCACGCTGAAGGCGAGCACCAGCAGCACGCCCACCGCCGCGCCGAGGGAGACCACCAGCAGGATGAGCCGGGAGGTGTTGGAGGCATTCTCGTGGCTGCGGCTCCACAGCTCGCGCTCCTGCTCCAGCATCTCGCTGGTGATGCGGCGGATCTGCGCCATCTGGGTGTTGCCCGTCCCCTTCTCTACGTTCGCGATGGCCGCGTCCCGGTCCTTCGTCCGGCGCAGCTCGGCGGTCTCGTCGAGGTAGGCGATCCGGGCCTCGATCAGCGCGGGCAGGTTGGCGGCCTGGCGTGTCCGGAGCTCCGAGGAGGAGGAGGCCTTCGTCAGGCGCTGCAAGGTCTCCCGGGACTCCGTGGCGGCGGCCCGGTAGTCGTTCAGGAACGCCTCATTGCCGGTGATGATGTAGTTGCGCTGGAAGGCCTCGGCATCCACGAGGTGGGCGGTGAGCTGGCGCAGCTCCTCGATGGTGAGCTCGCTGCGGACCAGCTCTTCGGTCGTGTCCGTCAGGACATCGGTGCCGTACAGGGACATGCCCGAGACGATGAGCAGGACCAGCAAGGCCAGCCCGAATCCAGCTCCAATCTTCCTTCCGATGCTCATGCAGCCCCTTCATCCGAGATGTCGAAGATGAGCCGACTGTCTCCCAGCAAGGCCTCGCCCTCCAGGAAGATGGTGCCGTCCCGATGAATGCTGGACACCCAGTCGCCCACCTCGGCGAGCGCGGTGGGGACCGGCAGCAGGTCATCCCGGGGCACCTGGGTGACTTCCTCCACGGCCTCCGCGCACAGGCCCAGCTCCGCCCGCCCCAGGCCCATGACGAGCACCGTCCCGCTGGTGCCCGAGGCGGCACGGCCAAACAGCGGCGTCAGCTCCACGACGGGCAGCACCTCGCCGCGCAGCAGGGTCAGTCCGCGCAGCAGGGCGGGCGCCCCGGGCAGCGGGGTGAGCTCCGGGGCCCGCAGCACCTCGTGCAGGTAGCGCGTGGCCAGCGCATACATCTGCCCGCCCAGGCGGAAGCGGGCCACCTCCAGCAGGTCTCCCGCGGCCCGCTCCGACAGCGGAGGGCGCGCCAGCTCCAGGGCCCGGGCATCGAGCACCTCCCGGGCTTTTTCGGGCGAGAGGTCGCCGGCCTGGGCCGCGTGCTCCATCATCCGCTCCAGCCTCGCGCGGGCCTCGGCCCAGTCCAGGCCGCCCGTCTTGCGTTCCGGCATCAGCTCTCCTCCCGCTTCATCATCGTCTCCAGCCGGACGCGCTCGTCATGGGCCACCTGGGCGAGCCTTCCGGCGCGTTCACCCTCGGACAGGGGGACGGGCGAGTCCGGAGGCAGGGCGGCGCACAGCTCCTCGGCGGCGCGGAAGGCGCGCTGGGCCCCCGCGAGATCCTCCTGGCGCCGCAGCACATGGCCCAGGGTGAGGTGCGCCACGGCCAGGGCGGGCTCCAGATAGACCACCTGGCGCGCCGCGCGCTCGGCCTCCCCGAGTCGGCCCAGCCCCAGCAGCACCATGGCCTCC encodes the following:
- a CDS encoding methyl-accepting chemotaxis protein, yielding MSIGRKIGAGFGLALLVLLIVSGMSLYGTDVLTDTTEELVRSELTIEELRQLTAHLVDAEAFQRNYIITGNEAFLNDYRAAATESRETLQRLTKASSSSELRTRQAANLPALIEARIAYLDETAELRRTKDRDAAIANVEKGTGNTQMAQIRRITSEMLEQERELWSRSHENASNTSRLILLVVSLGAAVGVLLVLAFSVALTRGITGPLERLMSGVESFTRGNLAHRIEVHNEDETGKLARAFNAMAERRQESEAQLGRQSEQREQTLRTVAEFVSQLAGASSEILSSTSEQVASAQEQGSAVAETVSTVEEIAQTSEEAAGRARAVSESARQSEELGKGGRRAVDEAVGAMATVREQVESIATRILALAEQAQAIGDIINTVNDISEQTHMLALNASIEASRAGEHGRGFAVVATEVKALADQSKKATAQVRQILGHIQKATHSAVMTTEEGTKSVATATRVVGQAGSSIQTLGEILAQASLTAAQIAASANQQATGIGQIRQAMRDVNQSAQQALASTRQTERAVQDLNTMGLKLKGLLSEFGR
- a CDS encoding chemotaxis protein CheW, with amino-acid sequence MPERKTGGLDWAEARARLERMMEHAAQAGDLSPEKAREVLDARALELARPPLSERAAGDLLEVARFRLGGQMYALATRYLHEVLRAPELTPLPGAPALLRGLTLLRGEVLPVVELTPLFGRAASGTSGTVLVMGLGRAELGLCAEAVEEVTQVPRDDLLPVPTALAEVGDWVSSIHRDGTIFLEGEALLGDSRLIFDISDEGAA
- a CDS encoding hybrid sensor histidine kinase/response regulator, whose translation is MDRDQLAQALMATFLEELEGHIAALNRDLLAWEKASSPARAGELIASLLRTVHSVKGASRAVSLTLVETACHGLEEVVSTVPRDPPAPPEVYELGFALADALDDARQRLARKQDLSGSPLEALLPQLNAAAHPRAAPVAPKAGPPPPPAPAPLAPGPSVPVEPLPETPAAAEALPVRVSAQKLDALLARSGELRVASLRLEGRAEMLEALREEMTLLRPQLQGTAEASARRVETRLAQLARELAGDRLALSHAVGGLDEEVRRSRTLPFAEACAGLERAVRDVARGSGKQVRLGVEGGALELDRSLLQGLREPLLHLVRNAVAHGLEGPEERRRAGKPEEGRVTLAARLSGGRVQVSVEDDGRGLDLEAIRAQARARGWEVPEDSAIAARLIFQPGLSTASKVTAVSGRGVGLDVVRSQVESLRGSVDVAFRPAEGTRFVLDVPLTLSTLRVLLVSAGGQRFALPAESVERLLRLAPQEVREVEGRQMWPAEDALVPITSLATVLGLAASPPRARLATVVLTAGHLRAALGVDEVLAEQEVLVRGLGPRVRRARHVSGTAVMPDGRMALLLHPASLARAAEGRPLTPLFPALSLRKARQRILLADDSPTTRALEQSLLEAAGYEVLPCADGAEAWERLQNVGADALVSDVEMPRMDGFALTEAVRTSPRFSRLPVVLVTARDLPEDKARGLGVGASAYLVKSTFDQTHLLETLRRLL
- a CDS encoding sensor histidine kinase: MNEQSNGWADVFMALPTPAYLLDDAGKIQACSITGAQVLGMSPAALTGHRWGELQVDREVLARLEAERARSLVTGRPCSLELSWPSAEGLRLHAFQLSPVTGPGGATRVLVTAQPLSEAETVYTRALELEQAARAEVETAERRRSFLYQAMTTLFAHPPDPQGMYTLLAHLAVPDLADWCLVDALDQGSAVCRMAVACLDPTHEERARALPRRMELRPDAPVGLLRVLRTGESELVPAVTDSLLRAAAAEPHHPALLTQLQAGSYMIVPLRARGNSLGAVTFISSGSGRRYGPEDLALAEDLCQRASLAIDNARLFGESRRATRAREDLLAVVSHDLKNPLGVVQLGAALLLRERPNVARDEHVHKHANRIRDASDRALRLISDLLDWGRLEEGRLPLETREVDASALVLEAVDSIRPLAEAHGLQVVVELPEGLPRVLCDRGRVLQVLGNLLGNAVKFTEAGGRVTVGARVHGDETRLYVRDTGKGIPPEQLSYVFDRYWQAKDSVSRGTGLGLAIAKGLVEAHGGRIEAQSTLGEGSTFSFTLHAVPSQDERVLHS
- the cheB gene encoding chemotaxis-specific protein-glutamate methyltransferase CheB, with translation MTAHVPPSSNPLRVVVAEDSPTARRLLVEIIRADPGLEVVGEAKDGLEAVELVHRLRPHLVTMDIQMPHMDGLEATRRIMTEVPTPVVVVSTLVERDIQTSMSALRAGALAVLQKLVGPESPDFERESRHLRDTLRAMSAVKVVRHWPQRASTPPPRPAAAPGTRARPAVVAIAASTGGPAALHRIFSELPADFPLPILVVQHIALGFADGMARWLDSVTPLRVKVAEDGEPLKPGTVYVAADDRHLGVTTDGRVQVSNAAPVGGFRASGTFLFRATARAYGAASVALILTGMGQDGLDGLRELRQSGARVLAQDEATSIVFGMPGVVVAAGLADAVLPLESIATHLKDLAAPPGDIPPRG